The Paenibacillus sp. MBLB1832 genome has a window encoding:
- a CDS encoding N-acetyldiaminopimelate deacetylase: MLSPFVELRRQLHQIPEPGFQEFKTQQLLLDQLAKLPQDRLTIRTWRTGILVYIKGLNPSKRFGYRADMDGLPITEETALPFPSQHPGYMHACGHDFHMSIGMGVVSHFVQHPMQDDLVVLFQPAEEGPGGALPMLSAEELQDWMPDQMVALHIAPEYPVGTIAVRPEILFANTSELFIDLLGKGGHAAYPHQANDMIIAATQMVGQLQTIVSRNVNPLDSAVITIGKMEAGTKQNIIAEKARLEGTIRTLSAASMDKIKGRIEAVAAGIEASFDCKVAIDWGSNYRQVYNDPALTVEFMEWIRGRDNVTLFQCTEAMTGEDFGYFLEKIPGFMFWLGVDTPHGLHNAKLDPNEDAIDIAIDTITAYLRYKSS, from the coding sequence ATGCTAAGCCCTTTCGTAGAGCTGCGGCGCCAGCTTCATCAAATCCCAGAGCCGGGATTTCAGGAGTTCAAGACGCAGCAGCTGCTACTTGACCAGCTAGCAAAGCTGCCGCAGGATCGATTAACGATCCGTACGTGGCGGACAGGCATTCTGGTTTATATCAAAGGTTTGAATCCGAGCAAACGCTTCGGCTACCGCGCCGATATGGACGGACTGCCGATTACGGAAGAGACGGCGCTTCCTTTCCCCTCTCAGCATCCTGGATATATGCACGCATGCGGGCACGACTTTCACATGTCGATTGGCATGGGGGTCGTGAGCCATTTCGTTCAGCATCCGATGCAGGACGATCTTGTCGTGTTGTTCCAGCCTGCTGAGGAAGGGCCTGGCGGCGCACTGCCGATGTTATCGGCGGAAGAACTGCAGGACTGGATGCCTGACCAAATGGTCGCGCTGCATATTGCGCCAGAATATCCAGTCGGAACCATTGCTGTCCGACCTGAAATTTTGTTCGCCAACACATCGGAGCTGTTCATCGATTTGCTCGGCAAGGGTGGCCATGCGGCCTATCCGCATCAAGCCAATGATATGATCATCGCGGCAACGCAAATGGTTGGTCAGCTGCAAACGATCGTTTCGCGGAATGTAAATCCGTTAGATTCCGCCGTCATTACGATTGGTAAGATGGAAGCTGGCACGAAGCAAAATATCATCGCGGAGAAAGCACGCTTGGAAGGTACAATTCGCACCTTATCGGCAGCATCCATGGATAAGATCAAAGGACGCATCGAGGCGGTTGCCGCGGGTATTGAGGCTTCCTTCGATTGCAAAGTTGCAATCGATTGGGGCTCCAATTATCGGCAAGTGTACAACGATCCTGCATTGACCGTTGAATTCATGGAATGGATTCGCGGGCGCGACAATGTGACGCTTTTCCAATGTACGGAAGCGATGACGGGTGAAGATTTCGGCTACTTCCTCGAGAAGATCCCAGGCTTCATGTTCTGGCTTGGCGTGGACACACCGCATGGCCTTCACAATGCGAAGCTTGATCCGAATGAGGATGCTATCGACATCGCGATTGATACTATTACGGCTTATCTGCGATATAAATCCAGCTAA
- the dapD gene encoding 2,3,4,5-tetrahydropyridine-2,6-dicarboxylate N-acetyltransferase — MSEMNTLEIIQFIKESKKKTPVKVYVKGNLDGLEFGEGSQAFITGGSGVVFGEWSVLQPILEANKDKVVDFVVENDRRNSAIPMLDLKHINARIEPGAVIRDKVHIGDNAIIMMGALINIGASVGDGTMIDMNAVLGGRAQVGKMCHIGAGAVVAGVIEPPSAQPCVIEDDVLVGANAVILEGVRIGKGSVVAAGAIVTQDVEEYTVVAGAPARVIKKVDDKTKSKTEILADLRTL; from the coding sequence ATGTCTGAAATGAATACCCTAGAAATTATCCAGTTTATCAAAGAAAGCAAAAAGAAAACTCCCGTGAAAGTATATGTAAAAGGAAACCTAGACGGTCTTGAGTTCGGCGAAGGCAGCCAAGCGTTTATTACTGGCGGCAGCGGTGTCGTTTTCGGTGAGTGGAGTGTGCTTCAACCGATTCTAGAAGCTAATAAAGATAAAGTTGTTGATTTCGTAGTTGAAAATGATCGCCGCAACTCTGCTATTCCTATGCTAGATTTGAAGCACATCAACGCTCGTATCGAGCCAGGCGCTGTTATCCGCGATAAAGTACATATTGGCGATAACGCGATTATCATGATGGGCGCTTTGATCAACATCGGTGCGTCCGTTGGCGACGGTACGATGATCGATATGAACGCTGTGCTTGGCGGACGTGCGCAAGTAGGTAAAATGTGTCACATCGGCGCTGGTGCCGTTGTAGCAGGTGTTATTGAGCCACCTTCCGCACAACCATGTGTGATCGAAGATGACGTGCTTGTTGGCGCTAACGCGGTTATCCTTGAAGGTGTACGCATCGGTAAAGGTTCCGTTGTTGCTGCTGGCGCAATCGTAACACAAGATGTGGAAGAGTACACAGTTGTTGCGGGCGCACCTGCTCGCGTCATCAAAAAAGTAGACGACAAAACGAAATCCAAAACGGAAATTCTTGCAGATCTTCGCACCCTGTAA
- a CDS encoding ABC transporter ATP-binding protein produces MSNKPKEPQQPAAGFNPGNFGRGGMVGMGRPVQKAKDFKGTLKRLLTYLKPFRVSISTVLAAAILSTVFSIVSPKLMGNATTILFEGAMAKFNKVAGAKIDFDAIQHIVLILALLYIVSSALTYIQQRVMVGVTQRIVFQLRQDISEKLTRVPLSFFDARSHGDTMSRATNDVDTISSTMQQSLTQLITSIVTLLGIIVMMLTISPLLTLATIITLPLSIWGTKMIASRSQKYFIGQQRTLGELNGHVEEMFTGHTIVKAFGQEQQSVDKFNAINDRLYHSGWKAQFISGLIFPLMSFIGNIGYVLVSVIGGIMVTHNAIKIGDILAFIQYSGQFGMPITQVANIANVIQSTIAAAERIFELLDEPEEVLEQKVTQPVHQVKGHVQFEHVAFSYKIDTPLITDMNIDVKPGQTVAIVGPTGAGKTTIVNLLMRFYELNNGRITIDGVDSRDMTRSHLRSLFGMVLQDTWLFNGTIRENIAYGRKGASEADIVEAARAAYADHFIRTLPDGYDTILNEEASNLSHGQKQLLTIARAILADPPILILDEATSSVDTRTEVSIQHAMNHLMEGRTSFVIAHRLSTIKEADLILVMNQGTVIEQGTHRELLEQHGFYADLYNSQFAQKAV; encoded by the coding sequence ATGAGTAACAAACCAAAAGAGCCTCAACAACCCGCTGCTGGCTTTAATCCCGGCAATTTTGGCCGTGGCGGAATGGTTGGCATGGGTAGACCCGTTCAGAAGGCGAAAGATTTCAAGGGTACATTAAAGCGGCTTCTCACCTATTTAAAGCCGTTTCGTGTTTCCATTTCTACCGTATTGGCTGCAGCCATTCTCAGTACGGTATTCAGCATCGTCAGCCCGAAGCTCATGGGGAATGCGACAACAATACTTTTTGAAGGTGCGATGGCGAAGTTTAATAAGGTCGCTGGCGCAAAAATTGATTTCGACGCGATTCAACACATCGTTCTCATTCTAGCTTTGCTTTATATCGTCAGTTCGGCACTGACCTATATCCAACAACGCGTGATGGTTGGTGTTACACAACGTATCGTTTTCCAATTACGACAAGACATTAGTGAAAAGCTGACTCGTGTGCCGTTGTCCTTTTTCGACGCTAGGAGCCATGGGGATACGATGAGTCGAGCAACGAATGATGTCGATACCATCTCCTCCACCATGCAGCAAAGCTTAACACAGTTGATAACGTCCATTGTTACGTTGCTCGGGATTATCGTGATGATGCTGACCATTTCTCCTCTGTTAACATTGGCGACGATCATTACATTGCCGTTAAGTATTTGGGGCACGAAAATGATTGCTTCCCGCTCACAGAAATATTTCATCGGGCAGCAGCGTACACTAGGCGAGCTCAATGGACATGTAGAAGAGATGTTCACAGGTCACACGATCGTGAAAGCTTTTGGACAGGAACAGCAATCGGTTGACAAATTCAACGCCATCAATGACCGTCTATACCATTCTGGTTGGAAGGCGCAGTTTATTTCAGGTTTGATTTTCCCCTTGATGTCCTTTATCGGGAATATTGGCTATGTGCTCGTGAGCGTGATTGGCGGGATCATGGTTACCCACAATGCCATCAAAATCGGTGATATCCTAGCGTTCATCCAATACTCTGGTCAATTCGGTATGCCGATTACGCAAGTTGCGAATATCGCGAACGTGATACAATCTACGATTGCAGCAGCCGAACGTATTTTTGAGTTGCTGGACGAGCCCGAAGAAGTGTTAGAACAGAAAGTGACACAGCCCGTTCATCAAGTGAAAGGTCACGTACAGTTCGAGCATGTCGCCTTCTCTTACAAAATAGATACACCGCTAATTACGGATATGAATATCGATGTGAAGCCTGGTCAAACCGTTGCGATTGTAGGCCCAACAGGTGCTGGTAAAACGACCATCGTTAACCTGCTCATGCGTTTCTATGAATTGAACAACGGCCGCATCACTATTGACGGTGTTGACTCCCGCGACATGACGCGAAGTCATCTTCGTTCCTTGTTCGGCATGGTACTGCAGGATACATGGCTGTTCAACGGCACAATCCGTGAGAACATTGCCTATGGACGCAAAGGTGCTTCAGAAGCCGACATCGTCGAGGCAGCTCGCGCTGCATATGCAGATCACTTCATTCGAACGTTACCCGACGGGTACGATACGATTCTTAATGAAGAAGCTTCCAATCTGTCTCATGGTCAAAAACAATTGCTTACCATTGCCCGCGCCATCCTTGCGGATCCACCTATTTTGATTCTCGACGAAGCTACGAGCAGTGTCGATACCCGAACAGAGGTATCAATTCAGCATGCGATGAATCATTTGATGGAGGGTCGCACCAGCTTCGTGATTGCACATCGGTTATCTACGATTAAAGAGGCCGATCTCATTCTCGTTATGAATCAAGGAACCGTGATTGAACAAGGCACGCATCGAGAGCTTCTCGAGCAACATGGCTTCTATGCCGACCTCTATAACTCGCAATTTGCTCAAAAAGCTGTGTGA
- a CDS encoding ABC transporter ATP-binding protein, with the protein MFKLFRFLKPYRVSVIAIITLMLLQSLAQLYLPTLLSDIVDVGVVKGDVSYILMYGGYMLLVAMGAMACVMVASYLLAKTATGFGRDLRRNLFAHVESFSLHEFDKLGTSSLITRTTNDIAQVQQLVVMTRMFIGAPTMLIGGVIMASYKDAHLAIILIAVIPILALVIAGIMRTGLPLFKTLQVKIDGINLVLREHLTGIRVIRAFNRSEHEKTKFERANQDFTQVATKVNTIMASMMPVMMLIFNLGIVAILWYGGIRIDHNQMQIGDLMAFIQYAMQIMFSMFMMTMIFMMIPRASASAVRINEVLAIQTNIHNAPHAEKLHDNQTTIAFNHVTFSYPGAEQPAVQDITFEAAPGEVTAIIGGTGSGKTTLINLLLRFYDVDSGSITLNGLPLPSLSLESVRNQMGYVPQKAVLFSGTVTDNLRFGADVASPEDLAHAAATAQAAQFVEEMKDGYASVLAQGGTNLSGGQKQRLSIARALARKPNIYIFDDSFSALDFKTDAKLRAALKSETERATMIIVAQRVSTIMDAQQIIVLDEGRIAGKGTHSELMKTCEVYQEIVSSQLSEEESA; encoded by the coding sequence ATGTTCAAATTGTTTAGGTTTTTGAAACCTTACCGCGTTTCCGTGATTGCCATCATTACCTTAATGCTCCTGCAATCACTGGCCCAGCTCTACTTGCCCACCCTGCTCTCTGACATCGTCGATGTCGGGGTTGTCAAAGGCGATGTTAGCTATATTCTGATGTACGGCGGTTATATGCTGCTTGTCGCCATGGGCGCGATGGCTTGCGTCATGGTCGCCAGTTACTTGCTGGCGAAGACGGCTACAGGTTTTGGTCGTGACTTGCGACGCAATTTGTTTGCGCATGTTGAGAGCTTCTCTTTGCATGAGTTCGACAAGCTAGGAACCTCTTCCCTCATTACAAGAACGACGAACGATATTGCCCAAGTTCAGCAATTAGTCGTGATGACGCGGATGTTCATCGGTGCGCCAACGATGCTGATCGGCGGTGTCATCATGGCTTCCTACAAAGATGCGCATTTGGCGATCATCCTCATTGCCGTGATCCCGATTCTTGCCCTAGTGATTGCAGGGATTATGCGGACAGGTTTGCCGTTATTTAAAACACTGCAAGTCAAAATCGACGGCATCAACCTTGTGCTGCGCGAACATTTGACTGGGATCCGTGTTATTCGTGCCTTTAATCGTTCTGAGCATGAAAAGACCAAGTTTGAACGTGCTAATCAAGATTTCACCCAAGTTGCGACAAAAGTAAATACAATCATGGCTTCGATGATGCCAGTGATGATGCTTATTTTTAACCTTGGGATCGTGGCAATTCTTTGGTATGGCGGGATTCGTATTGATCATAACCAGATGCAAATCGGTGATCTTATGGCTTTCATTCAATATGCCATGCAAATTATGTTCAGTATGTTTATGATGACGATGATTTTTATGATGATTCCTCGCGCGTCAGCATCTGCCGTACGTATTAATGAAGTGCTCGCGATTCAAACAAACATACATAATGCCCCGCATGCTGAAAAGCTTCATGACAATCAAACAACGATTGCTTTCAACCATGTGACTTTCAGTTATCCAGGTGCTGAACAGCCAGCTGTTCAGGATATTACGTTTGAAGCTGCCCCTGGGGAAGTCACTGCGATTATTGGCGGGACCGGTTCGGGTAAAACAACGCTCATTAATTTGCTGTTGCGGTTTTATGATGTGGATTCTGGCTCCATTACGTTAAATGGGCTGCCTCTTCCATCCCTATCTTTAGAAAGCGTTCGGAATCAGATGGGCTATGTGCCGCAGAAAGCGGTGCTGTTCTCAGGTACCGTGACAGACAATTTGCGTTTTGGCGCAGATGTTGCCTCTCCTGAAGATCTGGCACATGCCGCAGCTACCGCACAAGCAGCTCAATTCGTGGAAGAAATGAAGGACGGCTACGCGTCTGTGCTTGCCCAAGGCGGCACAAACCTGTCTGGCGGTCAGAAGCAGCGACTTTCGATTGCACGTGCACTGGCTCGTAAGCCGAACATTTATATTTTCGACGACAGCTTCTCGGCACTCGATTTCAAAACCGATGCCAAGCTGCGCGCTGCACTTAAATCAGAAACCGAACGAGCAACGATGATTATCGTTGCACAGCGGGTCAGCACGATCATGGATGCACAGCAAATCATCGTTCTGGATGAAGGACGTATTGCTGGCAAAGGAACACACAGTGAGCTCATGAAAACGTGTGAGGTTTATCAAGAAATCGTATCTTCTCAGCTGTCAGAGGAGGAAAGTGCATGA
- the pyrR gene encoding bifunctional pyr operon transcriptional regulator/uracil phosphoribosyltransferase PyrR, giving the protein MSETAEHTLIDEMGIRRALTRIAHEILEKNKGVENCTMIGIRTRGIYLAKRVAERILEIEGIPIPVGEIDITSYRDDRVKVKSVENVQEGGKLQIQDRKIILFDDVLYTGRTVRAAMDALIDLGRPQMIQLAVLVDRGHRELPIRPDYVGKNVPTSKSESIVVKLTEIDDKDEVMIRWLRGKQE; this is encoded by the coding sequence TTGAGTGAAACAGCGGAACACACCCTTATTGATGAAATGGGAATTCGTAGAGCACTAACACGGATTGCACACGAGATACTTGAAAAGAATAAAGGTGTAGAGAATTGTACCATGATTGGGATTCGGACCCGAGGCATTTACTTAGCGAAGCGAGTCGCAGAACGGATTCTTGAGATTGAAGGGATTCCAATTCCAGTAGGGGAGATCGATATCACCTCCTATCGCGATGATCGCGTGAAGGTCAAATCGGTAGAGAACGTGCAAGAAGGCGGCAAGCTCCAAATTCAGGATCGTAAAATTATCCTCTTCGATGATGTACTCTACACAGGAAGAACTGTAAGGGCCGCGATGGACGCCTTGATTGATCTGGGTAGACCGCAAATGATTCAACTCGCCGTCTTAGTGGACAGAGGTCATCGCGAGCTGCCGATCCGACCTGACTATGTCGGCAAAAACGTACCAACGTCCAAAAGTGAAAGCATTGTAGTCAAGCTAACTGAAATTGATGATAAAGATGAAGTCATGATCCGATGGCTGAGGGGGAAACAGGAGTGA
- a CDS encoding aspartate carbamoyltransferase catalytic subunit codes for MSNVSVSTSRHFLGLKGVSAEEITSLLDRAAYWEGHPNKVNNPLQGKFVSNLFFENSTRTRFSFELAQKRLGADVLNFSAAESSVQKGESIYDTVRTLESMGIDAGVIRLKPNGVLQELAEKIKIPLINAGDGNNEHPTQALLDFYTMRKHFGAIKGLTVSIVGDILHSRVARSNLWGLLALGAKVKFCAPPSMQAPELAEFAPYVTFEEALQSDVVMMLRVQLERHDTGLLKSAEEYREHYGLTVERSNRMAPHAIIMHPAPVNRNVELDDELVEHPKSKIFTQIAHGVPIRMAVIERALS; via the coding sequence GTGAGTAATGTGAGCGTATCGACATCTAGACATTTCTTGGGACTGAAAGGCGTAAGTGCAGAGGAAATTACAAGTCTGCTTGACCGCGCAGCGTATTGGGAAGGGCATCCGAATAAAGTGAACAATCCTTTACAAGGGAAATTCGTGTCCAATCTTTTTTTTGAAAATAGTACAAGAACTCGCTTCTCCTTTGAGCTGGCGCAAAAGCGTTTAGGCGCGGACGTCCTGAATTTCTCGGCTGCGGAATCCAGTGTGCAAAAAGGCGAATCCATCTACGATACGGTTCGCACGCTGGAATCGATGGGCATCGACGCTGGAGTCATTCGCTTAAAACCGAATGGTGTGTTGCAGGAGCTTGCTGAGAAAATCAAAATCCCGCTCATCAATGCAGGAGACGGCAACAACGAGCACCCGACACAAGCGCTGCTTGACTTCTACACGATGCGCAAGCATTTCGGCGCAATTAAAGGATTGACTGTCTCGATCGTCGGAGACATTTTGCACAGCCGCGTTGCTCGCTCGAATCTGTGGGGCTTGCTTGCACTGGGAGCAAAAGTGAAGTTTTGTGCGCCGCCAAGTATGCAAGCGCCTGAGCTTGCCGAGTTCGCGCCTTACGTCACGTTCGAAGAGGCTTTGCAATCGGACGTCGTGATGATGCTGCGCGTGCAGCTGGAACGTCATGACACCGGATTGCTCAAGTCGGCAGAAGAGTACCGCGAGCACTATGGTTTAACGGTAGAACGTTCTAACCGCATGGCGCCGCATGCGATCATCATGCATCCGGCACCTGTTAACCGCAACGTTGAGTTGGATGACGAACTCGTGGAACATCCGAAATCGAAGATTTTCACACAAATTGCACATGGCGTGCCAATTCGCATGGCCGTGATCGAACGAGCGTTATCCTAA
- a CDS encoding dihydroorotase encodes MGIWILNGQTVDVNNVQTKKHILIENDKIAKVVDASNGDLPQTAGHEVIDAAGKLVSPGFIDMHVHLREPGFEHKENIATGTRSAARGGFTTIACMPNTRPVIDTVDTVNYILDKAATEGVIRVIPYGTITKNELGRELTDFAALKEAGVIGYTDDGVGVQSAQMMKDAMALAASLGMPIIAHCEDDTLVVGAPVTEGTFAKKHGLKGIPNESEAIHVGRDVLLAEATGVHYHVCHVSTEQSVRLIRHAKQFGIKVTAEVCPHHLVLSEEDIPGMDANWKMNPPLRTPRDVQAVIEGLEDGTIDIIVTDHAPHTEEEKAKGMMLAPFGILGFETAFSLLYTKFVLTGKWTLGFLVDRMTKKPADVFGLPYGTLEVGSAADITIVDLETTRPVLKEEIVSRSKNTPFIGWELKGWPVVTIASGKVVWS; translated from the coding sequence ATGGGAATTTGGATTCTAAACGGACAAACCGTTGATGTGAATAATGTACAAACGAAGAAACACATTTTGATAGAAAATGATAAAATCGCCAAGGTCGTTGACGCTTCAAACGGCGATTTGCCGCAAACCGCAGGGCATGAAGTGATCGATGCCGCTGGCAAGCTGGTTTCACCTGGTTTCATCGATATGCACGTGCATCTGAGAGAGCCTGGCTTCGAGCATAAAGAAAACATCGCAACAGGCACACGTTCAGCGGCTCGCGGCGGTTTCACAACGATCGCTTGCATGCCGAACACAAGGCCTGTAATCGATACGGTTGATACAGTCAACTACATACTAGATAAAGCAGCGACAGAAGGCGTCATCCGCGTTATCCCTTACGGCACCATCACGAAAAACGAGCTGGGTCGCGAGCTGACAGACTTCGCAGCGTTGAAGGAAGCGGGCGTTATCGGCTACACAGACGACGGCGTTGGCGTCCAAAGCGCCCAAATGATGAAAGATGCGATGGCACTAGCAGCATCCTTGGGCATGCCAATCATTGCACACTGTGAAGATGATACCTTGGTTGTAGGCGCTCCAGTGACAGAAGGAACTTTCGCGAAGAAGCATGGCTTGAAAGGGATCCCGAATGAATCCGAAGCGATTCATGTTGGCCGTGACGTGCTTCTGGCAGAAGCAACGGGCGTACACTACCATGTTTGCCACGTCAGCACCGAGCAATCGGTTCGTTTGATCCGTCATGCGAAACAATTCGGTATCAAGGTAACTGCAGAGGTTTGCCCGCATCATCTGGTGCTGTCTGAAGAAGATATCCCAGGTATGGACGCGAACTGGAAGATGAACCCGCCGCTGCGTACGCCGCGTGATGTACAGGCCGTGATTGAAGGTCTAGAAGATGGCACGATCGACATCATCGTTACTGACCATGCCCCACACACGGAAGAAGAGAAGGCGAAAGGCATGATGTTAGCGCCATTCGGCATCCTCGGCTTCGAAACAGCATTCTCTTTGCTTTACACGAAATTTGTTCTGACTGGCAAATGGACACTGGGCTTCCTCGTGGATCGCATGACGAAGAAACCAGCGGACGTATTCGGACTTCCATACGGAACCTTAGAAGTTGGCAGCGCGGCAGATATTACAATCGTAGACTTGGAAACGACTCGCCCTGTGTTGAAAGAAGAGATCGTTTCGCGCAGCAAGAACACACCATTCATCGGTTGGGAACTGAAAGGTTGGCCAGTTGTGACGATTGCCTCTGGTAAAGTGGTTTGGTCTTAA
- the carA gene encoding glutamine-hydrolyzing carbamoyl-phosphate synthase small subunit has translation MQARLLLEDGTLFTGKSFGSEGESVGEVVFNTGMTGYQEVLSDPSYCGQIVTMTYPLQGNYGVIRDDFESVRPFIHGFVVREHEEIPSNWRAQYTLGSLLKEYGIVGISGIDTRMLTRKLRHYGVMKSIITTSNKSVEELMATLKSTPLMTDQVSRVSTKSVFGAPGHKERVVLVDFGAKSGIIRDLSKRDCDVVVVPQNATAEQIRRLAPDGVLLSNGPGDPKDVPHAVEMIKGLLGDIPLFGICLGHQLFALACGADTDKLKFGHRGGNHPVKDLISGRCYITSQNHGYTVKEDSIQGTNLEVTHINNNDRTIEGLRHKQYPAFSVQYHPEAAPGPFDSSYLFDDFISLIRQHKIDNPQQPRQAQMLAQWNASTASTSVKEELQYAKK, from the coding sequence ATGCAGGCAAGATTGTTGCTGGAAGACGGCACACTTTTTACAGGTAAATCGTTCGGTAGTGAAGGTGAATCCGTCGGCGAGGTTGTATTCAATACAGGGATGACAGGTTATCAGGAGGTGCTTTCGGATCCTTCTTACTGCGGTCAAATCGTGACGATGACGTACCCGCTGCAAGGGAACTACGGTGTGATCCGCGATGATTTCGAGTCCGTGCGTCCTTTCATCCACGGTTTCGTCGTGCGTGAGCATGAAGAAATCCCAAGTAACTGGAGAGCGCAATACACACTAGGCAGCCTGCTGAAAGAATACGGCATCGTGGGAATCAGCGGGATCGACACGCGTATGTTGACTCGTAAACTGCGTCATTATGGCGTTATGAAAAGTATCATTACAACTTCCAATAAATCCGTTGAAGAATTGATGGCTACACTTAAAAGCACACCGCTGATGACGGACCAAGTTTCCCGAGTTTCAACGAAAAGCGTATTCGGTGCTCCTGGGCATAAGGAACGCGTTGTTCTTGTCGATTTCGGCGCAAAAAGCGGGATCATCCGCGACCTTAGCAAACGTGATTGCGACGTTGTCGTTGTGCCTCAAAATGCAACAGCTGAACAAATTCGCCGCCTTGCACCTGATGGTGTCTTGCTGTCGAATGGTCCTGGGGACCCGAAAGATGTGCCTCACGCGGTTGAAATGATTAAAGGCTTGCTTGGCGACATTCCATTGTTCGGAATTTGCTTAGGCCACCAATTGTTTGCACTCGCTTGCGGCGCAGACACAGATAAATTGAAATTCGGACACCGCGGCGGAAATCACCCAGTGAAAGACTTGATTTCAGGTCGTTGCTACATTACATCGCAAAACCATGGCTACACGGTTAAGGAAGATTCCATCCAAGGAACGAACCTTGAAGTGACGCACATCAACAATAACGATCGCACGATCGAAGGCTTACGCCATAAGCAATACCCGGCGTTCTCCGTGCAATATCACCCAGAAGCAGCACCTGGTCCATTTGACTCCAGCTACCTGTTCGATGATTTCATCTCGCTGATTCGTCAGCACAAAATCGATAACCCACAGCAGCCGCGCCAAGCGCAAATGCTTGCTCAGTGGAATGCTTCCACGGCATCGACATCTGTGAAGGAGGAACTGCAATATGCCAAAAAATAA